GCTGGACTAGCGGATAAGATTCATGGCCGAACCTTACCAATTGACAAAAAAGATATGTTCGCTTTCACATCTAAAGAGCCATTAGGGGTAATAGCGGCCATCACCCCTTGGAACTCCCCTCTATATTTAACAACATTGAAGCTTGCTCCGGCTCTTATAGCTGGAAATACAATTGTCATAAAACCCTCGGAAATGTCTTCGGCATCTCTATTGGAACTAGTGAAACTGGTTGAAGAGGCCGGGTTTCCTCGGGGCATCGTCAATGTCGTTACCGGTTTTGGGATGCCTGTTGGAGATACATTGACTTCCCACCCTCTTGTAAGGCGTGTTGCATTTACGGGTGGTACGGAGTCAGCTCGGCATATCGTTCGAAATTCAGCACAAAACTTTGCCCAAGTAACGCTTGAACTCGGCGGAAAATCGCCTAATATCGTGTTTGAGGATGCCAATCCGGATAATGCTGCGATGGGAATCATTGCTGGAATCTTTGGTGCTTCCGGACAAAGCTGTGTCGCTGGTTCACGGGCATTTTTACATGTTGATATTTATGATGAGGTGATGCAGAGGCTTGTTGACCGTGTATCAAAAATTAAGATTGGCGATCCTTTTCTTGATGATACGGAAATGGGGCCGCTGGCTACGAGCTCTCAATTGGAGCGTGTCGAGAAATTCGTGGCCATCGGGTTAGATGAAGGTGGAAAACTCGTGTTTGGCGGGAAAAGGCCAAAGCATTTGGATAAGGGCTGGTATTTTGAACCTACGATCTTCGAACACTCAGATAATCGTTCGCAGATCACGAAAGAAGAAATATTTGGTCCCGTGTTAAGTGTCATCCCATTTAAAGATGAGCAAGAGGTCATTCAACTAGCAAATAGTACGGATTACGGACTAGCGGCAGGGATTTGGGTGAGTGATATTGGAAAAGCCCATCGAGTCGCGAAAGCTATCCGTGCTGGAATCGTATGGGTAAATACTTATCGAAGCATATCACCGATTGCTGCAATTGGAGGATCCGGCTTAAGCGGATACGGAAGAGAAGGCGGTTATGAGGCAATTCATGAGTATATGCAGGACAAGGTTGTTTGGGTCAATACATCATCCGAACCCATCCCTGATCCGTTCATTATGAGGTAAGTGAAGCCATGGTGGAAGTGAATTTCAAATCAAATCAAATGAGGAGGGAAATGACATGAAATTACTAGGTATTTCAGGGACGATTATAGGATCGAAAACAAAAGTCGTCGTGGAAAAGGTTTTAGAAGAGGTAAGGGCTAACCACCCTGATATAGAAGTTGAACTGCTTGATTTGAAAAAGTATGATGTTCAATTTTGTGATGGCCGTAATCCATCAACATATGAAGGAGATACAAAAAAAGTAATCGATATCGTGACCTCGGCGGACTTTTACATTATTGGGACCCCCATATTTCAAGGATCGATAACAGGGGCTCTGAAAAACTTGTTTGATTTAGTGCCGCCAAATGACTTCCGCAATAAAGTGATGGGTCTTGTAGCTACTGGTGGAACGTATCAGCATTATTTAGTGATGGAAAATCAGCTAAAGCCCATCGCCAGCTATTTCCGCGCATTTGTTGCACCTGGGTCTGTTTATGCTCATAACGATCATTTCAATCCGCAAAACGAGTTGATTGATGAGGAAGTATTGCAACGTATTTCCATGCTGAGTGAAGAAGTCGTTTTTATGCAAAAAGCATTGAAAAGCACTGAACAAGAGCCCCAATTAAATTAACGGGAAAGATTAGCTTTACAAAATGTAATATTTCAACATCAAGGTAGCAAGGAGGGAACAAATTGCTATTGGGTGCAGAAGAGACCGTTCATTTAACTGATCTATCCTTTATATCCGTTTGTAATGAAAAATACGGAATCAATAGAGGGGTTTATAATACCATCGATGCTTGGTTTTACAAGCAAGGATTGAATAACATTCTGGAAAGACGGAATAGTATCCTGGAATTCCTCGAATTCATTAAGGGAACTGCTGATATGAAACATAGCCAATGTAAATTCGGTCATGGCGGATTAACGGTAAAATTAGAAGAATTTTATTTTCCAGGTATGACATCGACTGTTTCAAAGATTGCCTCTAATCGTTAGATGAACCGCATACAAAGAGTGAAGGGTAGCTGTTGATATGACAATTATAGATAACGTTATAACAAAAAAATTACTCATCAATGGAAAATGGGTGAAAGCAAAAGAGCATCGTCCACTTCGCTCTCCCTATTCAGGGGAAGTAATCGCTGAAATCCCTATGGCTACAGATGAAGAAACCGGCTTGGCGATTGAAGCGGCGCAAAAGGCAACGAAGGTGATGGCAAAAATGCCGGCACATCGACGTGCGAAAATCCTGGAAACATTGGCCAGGCTTATTGAAGAGCGTGCGGATGAAGCGGCACAAATCATATCCAAAGAATCTTCCAAGCCGATAACATCCGCCAAGGGAGAGGTGGCCCGGACAATTGAAACCTATAAGTTTGCTGCAGAAGAAGCGAAACGAATTCATGGAGAAACGCTCTCATTGGATGCCGCACAGGGCGGTGAGAACCGTCTGGGCTACACCGTCCGTGAACCGATTGGCGTGGTTGGGGCTATAACGCCTTTCAATTTCCCTATGAATCTAGTCGCTCACAAAGTTGGTCCGGCGATTGCTGCAGGAAACACAATCGTCCTGAAGCCAGCAAGTCAAACGCCACTATCTTCATTGTTTCTAGCAGAATTATTGTTGGAAGCAGGGTTGCCTGAAGGAGCATTAAATGTGGTCACGGGTGGAGGAAGAGTGGTTGGAGATAAGCTGGTCACTGATTCCAGAGTGAATATGATCACGTTTACCGGAAGTCCCGGGGTTGGGATCGGCATTCGCAATAAAGCAGGATTGAAGCGCGTGACTCTTGAGCTCGGGTCCAATGCAGCCGTCATTATCGATCGTGATGTAGACATTGATAAGATTATTTCCCGTTGTGTGACAGGGGCCTTTTCAAACCAAGGGCAGGTTTGCATTTCGTTGCAAAGGATTTATGCCCATGAAGAAGTCTATGATTGCTTTGTCGATAAATTCATAGAAGCAACGAAACAATTGATCCTGGGTGATCCGCTTGATCCAGAGACTGACGTTT
This genomic stretch from Peribacillus muralis harbors:
- a CDS encoding aldehyde dehydrogenase, yielding MNELKKYQMYINGEWSDSSSGEYFDSYNPATEEAWCQVAKGNAEDVDRAVQAAHNAFLGSGWSNMTFTERGRLVRRLGELIAEHSEELAKVESMDNGKLIREMRGQVSYLPEFFYYYAGLADKIHGRTLPIDKKDMFAFTSKEPLGVIAAITPWNSPLYLTTLKLAPALIAGNTIVIKPSEMSSASLLELVKLVEEAGFPRGIVNVVTGFGMPVGDTLTSHPLVRRVAFTGGTESARHIVRNSAQNFAQVTLELGGKSPNIVFEDANPDNAAMGIIAGIFGASGQSCVAGSRAFLHVDIYDEVMQRLVDRVSKIKIGDPFLDDTEMGPLATSSQLERVEKFVAIGLDEGGKLVFGGKRPKHLDKGWYFEPTIFEHSDNRSQITKEEIFGPVLSVIPFKDEQEVIQLANSTDYGLAAGIWVSDIGKAHRVAKAIRAGIVWVNTYRSISPIAAIGGSGLSGYGREGGYEAIHEYMQDKVVWVNTSSEPIPDPFIMR
- a CDS encoding NADPH-dependent FMN reductase; amino-acid sequence: MKLLGISGTIIGSKTKVVVEKVLEEVRANHPDIEVELLDLKKYDVQFCDGRNPSTYEGDTKKVIDIVTSADFYIIGTPIFQGSITGALKNLFDLVPPNDFRNKVMGLVATGGTYQHYLVMENQLKPIASYFRAFVAPGSVYAHNDHFNPQNELIDEEVLQRISMLSEEVVFMQKALKSTEQEPQLN
- a CDS encoding aldehyde dehydrogenase family protein translates to MTIIDNVITKKLLINGKWVKAKEHRPLRSPYSGEVIAEIPMATDEETGLAIEAAQKATKVMAKMPAHRRAKILETLARLIEERADEAAQIISKESSKPITSAKGEVARTIETYKFAAEEAKRIHGETLSLDAAQGGENRLGYTVREPIGVVGAITPFNFPMNLVAHKVGPAIAAGNTIVLKPASQTPLSSLFLAELLLEAGLPEGALNVVTGGGRVVGDKLVTDSRVNMITFTGSPGVGIGIRNKAGLKRVTLELGSNAAVIIDRDVDIDKIISRCVTGAFSNQGQVCISLQRIYAHEEVYDCFVDKFIEATKQLILGDPLDPETDVSALISAHDVERTLNWIEEAKSCGAKIATGGIAEGNILHPTVILNADTHLKVSCQEVFAPIVLINKIASIDEAIDLVNDSNYGLQAGIYTDNVHTALDAAENLHVGGVLINDIPTFRVDNMPYGGVKESGTGREGLKYAVEEMTEMKLVIWNRN